A region from the Polaribacter sp. Hel1_33_78 genome encodes:
- a CDS encoding glycoside hydrolase family 71/99-like protein encodes MKAFSISFLMVVFITTALCSQSKHAKTSNYLSYKGLVMAGYQGWFRAPKDGSKRGWGHYGRGNKFDFENNTIDFWPDVSEYKKTYKTVFKYDNETNAEVFSSVDKSTTDLHFKWMKEYGVDGVFMQRFFGVTRNHTNTNKPQDIILRNALKASKENNRAIAVMYDLSGLKETGEDCSSIIEDWKMLVDELKVTNQGESQNYLYHNGKPLVAIWGVGFPDRPYDTRKIGINRLIDFLKNDPVYGGCSIMLGVPTYFRDLDKDCLPDPYLHTVIASADIVLPWMVQRFTPLVHKVGDHLRDHIIADLKWTKKRNLDYVPVITPGFSWRNLSLNKPHLARYTAYGAIPRLGGRFYWDQMANAILAGSEMIYVAMFDEIDEGTAIMKVSDTPPNSDKAHFVNNDGMPSDHYLWLTGLGAKMLRGEMPLQLELPERKVNNRK; translated from the coding sequence ATGAAAGCCTTCTCTATTTCTTTTTTAATGGTTGTTTTTATAACAACCGCTCTTTGTTCTCAATCTAAACACGCTAAAACTAGTAATTATTTAAGCTATAAAGGTTTAGTAATGGCAGGTTATCAAGGTTGGTTTAGAGCGCCAAAAGATGGCTCTAAAAGAGGTTGGGGGCATTATGGTAGAGGTAATAAATTCGATTTTGAAAACAATACAATAGACTTTTGGCCTGATGTTTCAGAATACAAAAAAACATACAAAACCGTTTTTAAATATGATAATGAAACGAATGCAGAGGTATTTAGCTCTGTAGATAAAAGCACAACAGATCTTCATTTTAAATGGATGAAAGAATATGGTGTAGATGGCGTATTTATGCAGCGCTTTTTTGGGGTTACAAGAAACCATACAAACACCAACAAACCCCAAGACATTATATTAAGAAACGCCTTAAAAGCGTCCAAAGAAAATAACAGAGCCATTGCTGTTATGTATGATCTATCTGGCTTAAAAGAGACTGGTGAGGATTGTTCTTCTATCATAGAAGATTGGAAAATGTTGGTAGATGAATTAAAAGTAACCAACCAAGGAGAAAGCCAGAATTACTTATACCATAATGGTAAGCCATTAGTCGCTATTTGGGGTGTTGGTTTTCCAGACAGACCCTATGATACACGTAAAATAGGTATCAATCGTTTAATAGATTTCTTAAAAAACGACCCAGTTTATGGGGGTTGCTCAATTATGTTAGGTGTACCAACATATTTTAGAGATTTAGATAAAGATTGTTTACCAGATCCTTATTTACATACAGTTATAGCATCTGCAGATATTGTTTTACCTTGGATGGTACAACGCTTTACGCCTTTGGTGCATAAAGTTGGCGACCATTTAAGAGATCATATTATTGCAGATTTAAAATGGACCAAAAAGAGAAACCTAGATTATGTACCCGTAATTACACCTGGTTTTAGTTGGCGAAACCTTTCTTTAAACAAACCCCATTTGGCAAGATATACCGCTTATGGAGCCATACCAAGATTAGGGGGTAGGTTTTATTGGGATCAAATGGCGAATGCAATTTTAGCAGGTTCAGAAATGATTTATGTGGCCATGTTCGATGAAATTGATGAGGGTACAGCCATTATGAAAGTATCAGATACCCCACCAAATAGCGATAAAGCACATTTTGTAAACAATGATGGTATGCCTTCAGATCATTATTTATGGTTAACAGGTTTAGGCGCAAAAATGTTACGAGGAGAAATGCCTTTACAACTAGAGTTACCAGAAAGAAAAGTAAATAATCGAAAATAA
- a CDS encoding T9SS type A sorting domain-containing protein, with product MKKNTFLTICLSLFLVGGLFAQQTVYVSTNGAGALNGTSEADAYDDFVTALADIDTAGDILRVIGDMNVSAVSLNLKTEQFTIEGDAAGSTLTGVDAAVRMFTINGGTGHNITFKNLIFTGATNSTGGGGGGVLFSNQTSTLTFDNCVFNGNSVTSVNGGGAIFLGNAATLTATGCTFYENSSTSLTGKGGAIAFVGTGVSTITNCTFFENTITRNSNDYGAAIRIEGKSVTITNSLFYNNKVNAGAGGVADVGASAAGTQKFINSLGQLVNANMDEVTNSVVLKKGSTTSSDAADLDGSNLVWNETLNKVTFSAPNAIADLTIVGKTPINFGSDGNDVGAWEGSAINIFLGGTPGAVEGWANDANWSKGSQPEATDNVAILTGRNCNLPISTTVNDIKVTSLLRISSNQGLVVNGDAIVTGTVRYSRALTNNADNTKAWHLVASPVVDEVFDTSYLTINDIAVGTNSNRGIATYNTGDNSWSYYTGVDITATSGQGYSMKITPDEIESAGGEYADGIVVFEGTLNDTDFTTPALAAGFNLLGNPYTSFVNSGVFLGDAANSATGMDKTQMWVWNSSTENYDVKTVGEAFVLAPAQGFFVNSTNTAAVTFSKTNQATTGGAFQKTARTEIKLLMNTSTNERFAKIYLTDTATKGFDSGWEGEVFGGIANKVDVFTELVSDNQGKNYQVQSLPISEMESMVIPVGVIAEAGKELTFSLEQTNFPTDVKVYLEDRLANTYNELTNSKTFKVTLSEALNDVGRFYLHASKSSLSLDDNAVSENISMYKSNATTLKVVGLPNGTSNIKLFNILGKQVLNTSFTANGVKEITLPKLAIGVYIVQLETETSKLNKKIVIE from the coding sequence ATGAAAAAAAATACATTTTTAACAATTTGCCTCTCATTATTTTTAGTGGGTGGTCTGTTTGCACAACAAACAGTTTATGTTTCTACAAATGGTGCAGGTGCTTTAAATGGTACAAGTGAAGCTGACGCTTATGACGATTTTGTAACAGCTCTAGCAGATATTGACACAGCAGGAGATATTCTTAGAGTAATTGGAGATATGAATGTTAGTGCAGTGAGTTTAAATCTTAAAACAGAGCAATTCACAATTGAGGGTGATGCAGCTGGTTCTACTCTTACAGGTGTAGATGCAGCTGTAAGAATGTTTACAATTAATGGTGGTACAGGTCATAATATTACATTTAAAAATTTAATTTTTACTGGAGCAACAAATTCAACTGGAGGTGGTGGAGGAGGTGTATTATTCAGTAATCAAACATCAACTTTAACTTTTGATAATTGTGTTTTTAATGGTAATTCAGTAACAAGCGTTAATGGAGGTGGTGCAATTTTTTTAGGAAATGCAGCAACTTTAACTGCAACAGGGTGTACTTTTTATGAAAATTCTTCTACTAGTTTAACCGGTAAGGGAGGAGCAATAGCTTTTGTTGGAACTGGAGTTTCAACTATAACAAACTGTACTTTTTTTGAAAATACTATTACCAGAAATAGTAATGACTATGGTGCTGCAATAAGAATTGAAGGAAAAAGTGTTACTATAACAAATAGCTTATTTTATAATAACAAAGTTAATGCAGGTGCTGGTGGAGTTGCAGATGTTGGTGCTTCTGCCGCTGGTACACAAAAATTTATAAATTCTTTAGGTCAATTGGTAAATGCCAATATGGATGAGGTAACAAACTCTGTAGTGTTAAAAAAAGGTTCAACTACAAGTTCAGATGCAGCAGACCTTGATGGTTCTAATTTAGTTTGGAATGAAACCTTAAATAAGGTAACATTTTCTGCACCAAATGCAATAGCAGATTTAACTATAGTAGGAAAAACACCTATAAATTTTGGTTCGGATGGAAATGATGTAGGTGCTTGGGAAGGTTCAGCCATTAATATCTTTTTAGGTGGTACACCAGGTGCCGTTGAAGGTTGGGCTAACGATGCCAATTGGTCTAAAGGTAGTCAGCCAGAAGCAACAGATAATGTGGCTATTCTTACAGGGAGAAACTGTAATTTACCTATATCTACAACAGTAAATGATATAAAAGTAACAAGTCTTTTAAGAATTTCAAGTAACCAAGGGTTAGTGGTAAATGGAGATGCTATTGTAACAGGGACAGTAAGATACTCCAGAGCATTAACAAATAATGCTGATAATACAAAAGCATGGCATTTAGTTGCTTCTCCTGTTGTTGATGAGGTTTTTGATACTAGTTATTTAACTATTAATGATATTGCCGTAGGTACAAATTCTAATAGAGGAATTGCTACTTATAATACAGGAGATAATAGCTGGTCTTATTATACAGGGGTAGATATTACAGCAACTTCAGGTCAAGGATATTCTATGAAAATTACACCTGATGAAATTGAAAGTGCAGGTGGAGAATATGCTGATGGAATTGTAGTATTTGAAGGAACGCTTAATGATACAGATTTTACCACACCGGCTTTAGCAGCAGGCTTTAATTTATTAGGTAACCCATATACTTCTTTTGTAAATAGTGGTGTTTTTTTAGGTGATGCAGCAAACAGCGCTACGGGTATGGATAAAACACAAATGTGGGTTTGGAATTCAAGCACAGAAAATTATGATGTTAAAACAGTTGGAGAAGCTTTTGTTTTAGCACCTGCTCAAGGGTTTTTTGTAAATTCTACGAACACAGCTGCTGTTACCTTTTCAAAAACAAACCAAGCAACAACTGGTGGGGCATTTCAAAAAACAGCTAGAACTGAGATTAAATTATTAATGAATACCAGCACTAATGAGCGTTTTGCAAAAATTTATTTAACAGATACTGCAACAAAAGGTTTTGATAGTGGTTGGGAAGGAGAAGTATTTGGAGGTATTGCTAATAAAGTAGATGTATTTACAGAATTAGTATCAGACAATCAAGGTAAAAACTATCAAGTACAATCGTTACCAATCTCAGAAATGGAGTCTATGGTAATTCCGGTAGGTGTTATTGCAGAAGCAGGTAAAGAACTTACTTTTTCTTTAGAGCAAACTAATTTTCCTACAGATGTAAAAGTATATTTAGAAGACAGATTAGCAAATACTTATAATGAACTAACAAATAGCAAAACTTTTAAAGTTACATTATCTGAAGCTTTAAATGATGTTGGTCGTTTTTACTTACATGCATCTAAAAGTTCTTTAAGTTTAGATGATAATGCAGTGTCAGAAAACATTAGTATGTATAAATCTAATGCAACTACTTTAAAGGTGGTTGGTTTACCTAATGGAACATCAAACATCAAACTATTTAACATACTAGGAAAACAAGTTCTAAATACATCTTTTACAGCAAATGGTGTAAAAGAAATTACTTTACCAAAATTAGCTATAGGAGTTTACATAGTGCAATTAGAAACAGAAACTAGTAAATTGAACAAGAAAATTGTAATAGAATAA
- a CDS encoding T9SS type A sorting domain-containing protein — protein sequence MKKITLLTLLFIAFTGFTLIAQTTVYVSATGAGSSDGTSQSDAFGNFGVAMSNITSEGDKLIIIGAITPDGANLTSKNFAFTIEGLDASSTLAGNGGTGRLFTINGATSANVTFKNLTFQNNTTTLAGGGVFFNNNAGATATFENCTFTGNSVTNAAGGGVILASNGNLNIADCVFENNTSSDKGGAIVAGNSVNVTISGSLFNGNSATKGGAIAVTGNGVDFVLNTSTFVNNSVSSNGGGAMYFGGTSANSSITNTTVFNNTVNFTSLNQSTGGGIRIEGARPFTISNSLIYGNYVSFGNETNFSDIGGPPTVELTLNHSITKNIEPSLVAVGDGGNDVFSTSITDANLTSSNLTFNPTTGKVEYDAVSYTEDSPIDFGSDGNDVGAWDSGLTLSLDKEDFLATKLSVYYNGSSKNLEVLHSIAEPISLEVYTILGAKVLSLSNVSAKQLINANHLNTGIYILVGKTSEKFFSKKFLIN from the coding sequence ATGAAAAAAATTACTTTATTAACTCTTTTATTTATTGCTTTTACTGGTTTTACATTAATCGCGCAAACTACCGTTTATGTTTCAGCAACAGGTGCTGGTAGCTCAGATGGTACAAGTCAATCAGATGCATTTGGCAACTTTGGGGTTGCCATGTCTAATATAACCTCTGAAGGTGATAAACTTATAATTATAGGAGCAATTACGCCAGATGGCGCTAATCTAACCTCTAAGAATTTTGCATTTACTATAGAAGGTTTGGATGCTAGCTCAACTTTAGCTGGAAACGGTGGTACAGGCAGACTCTTTACAATAAATGGAGCAACGTCGGCAAATGTAACCTTTAAGAATCTTACTTTTCAAAACAACACTACCACACTTGCTGGAGGTGGTGTCTTTTTTAATAACAACGCAGGAGCTACAGCTACCTTTGAGAACTGTACCTTTACTGGAAATTCTGTAACTAACGCCGCAGGTGGTGGAGTTATATTAGCCTCCAACGGAAATTTGAACATCGCAGATTGTGTTTTCGAAAACAATACATCATCAGATAAAGGAGGGGCTATTGTCGCTGGAAATTCTGTAAATGTAACCATCTCTGGATCTCTTTTTAACGGGAACTCAGCAACTAAAGGTGGTGCAATTGCTGTAACAGGCAATGGTGTAGATTTCGTTTTGAACACTAGTACTTTTGTGAATAATTCCGTATCAAGTAATGGTGGAGGAGCGATGTACTTTGGAGGTACAAGTGCCAACAGTAGTATTACTAATACGACTGTTTTTAATAATACTGTAAATTTTACCTCATTAAATCAATCTACAGGCGGTGGAATACGAATAGAAGGCGCTAGACCTTTTACAATTTCAAATTCTCTAATTTATGGTAACTATGTAAGCTTTGGGAACGAAACAAATTTTTCGGATATCGGAGGGCCTCCAACAGTAGAATTGACATTAAACCACTCAATAACTAAAAATATAGAACCCTCTTTAGTTGCAGTAGGTGATGGAGGAAATGATGTGTTTTCAACATCTATAACTGATGCAAATCTTACATCTTCTAATCTAACATTTAATCCAACTACTGGTAAAGTAGAATATGATGCTGTAAGTTATACGGAAGATAGCCCTATTGATTTTGGATCTGATGGTAATGACGTTGGTGCTTGGGATTCTGGTTTAACCTTATCTTTAGATAAAGAAGATTTTTTAGCAACTAAACTTTCTGTTTATTATAATGGTTCATCTAAAAATTTAGAGGTTTTACATAGTATTGCAGAACCAATTTCTTTAGAGGTATATACTATTTTAGGAGCTAAGGTATTGTCTTTGAGTAATGTAAGTGCTAAACAATTGATAAATGCAAACCATTTAAATACAGGAATTTATATTTTAGTGGGTAAAACTTCAGAAAAGTTTTTCTCTAAAAAATTCTTAATCAATTAA